The Aeromicrobium senzhongii genome includes a window with the following:
- a CDS encoding ferritin, with amino-acid sequence MASEQFVRALQDQIGHEFSAHQQYVGIATYYDALTMPQMAALFYAQAVEERDHAMMMIQYLLDQDQPIVIPALAAPRMDFADVVEPVQVALDQEKRVTSQINELTRIARDDNDFASDQFMQWFIKEQVEEVAKMSDLLAVVTRSKHDYERIEDWIAREETGEASDPTAPPIAGA; translated from the coding sequence ATGGCTTCCGAGCAGTTCGTCAGGGCCCTGCAGGACCAGATCGGGCACGAGTTCAGTGCGCACCAGCAGTACGTGGGCATCGCGACCTACTACGACGCGCTGACGATGCCGCAGATGGCTGCGCTGTTCTACGCCCAGGCCGTCGAGGAGCGCGATCACGCGATGATGATGATTCAGTACCTGCTCGATCAGGACCAGCCGATCGTCATTCCCGCGCTCGCCGCCCCGCGGATGGACTTCGCGGACGTCGTCGAGCCGGTCCAGGTCGCCCTGGACCAGGAGAAGCGCGTCACGAGCCAGATCAACGAGCTCACGCGGATCGCCCGGGACGACAACGACTTCGCCTCCGACCAGTTCATGCAGTGGTTCATCAAGGAGCAGGTCGAGGAGGTCGCCAAGATGAGCGACCTGCTGGCCGTGGTCACCCGTTCCAAGCACGACTACGAGCGCATCGAGGACTGGATCGCGCGCGAGGAGACCGGTGAGGCCTCCGACCCCACCGCGCCGCCGATCGCGGGCGCCTGA
- a CDS encoding cob(I)yrinic acid a,c-diamide adenosyltransferase, translating into MVHLTKIYTRTGDDGTTNLVDFSRTSKNDLRLVVYADVDEANSQIGVALATGELDADVTAVLTHVQNDLFDLGSDVGNPVVAEPKYEPLRVEPDYVERLEQWCDRFNADVPKLDSFILPGGTMAASQLHVARTVVRRAERAAWAAIEQHGATVNVLVAKYLNRLSDLLFILGRYANREHGDVLWVPGGDRTGA; encoded by the coding sequence ATGGTTCACCTGACGAAGATCTACACCCGCACCGGCGACGACGGAACGACGAATCTCGTCGATTTCTCGCGCACGTCCAAGAACGACCTCCGTCTGGTGGTCTACGCGGACGTCGACGAGGCGAACAGCCAGATCGGCGTGGCCCTGGCCACGGGCGAGCTCGATGCGGATGTCACGGCGGTGTTGACCCACGTCCAGAACGACCTGTTCGACCTCGGGTCGGACGTGGGCAACCCCGTCGTGGCCGAACCGAAGTACGAGCCGCTGCGCGTCGAGCCCGACTACGTCGAGCGGCTCGAGCAGTGGTGCGACCGGTTCAACGCCGATGTCCCCAAGCTCGACTCCTTCATCCTTCCCGGCGGCACGATGGCCGCCTCGCAGCTGCATGTCGCGCGCACCGTGGTCCGCCGCGCCGAGCGCGCCGCCTGGGCCGCCATCGAGCAGCACGGCGCGACCGTGAACGTGCTCGTGGCGAAGTACCTCAACCGCCTCAGCGACCTGCTGTTCATCCTGGGCCGCTACGCCAATCGTGAGCACGGCGACGTGCTCTGGGTGCCCGGCGGGGACCGCACCGGCGCCTGA
- the atpA gene encoding F0F1 ATP synthase subunit alpha produces the protein MTELSIRPEEIRDALQKFVSDYTPTQGEAEEVGVVASAADGIAQVEGLPSAMANELLEFDDGTLGLALNLDVRQIGVVILGDFEGIEEGQKVKRTGEVLSVPVGEGYLGRVVDPLGNPIDGLGEITGLEGRRALELQAPNVMQRKSVHEPLMTGLKAIDSLTPVGRGQRQLIIGDRQTGKTAIAIDTIINQKEFWESGDPTKQVRCIYVGIGQKGSTIASVRGALEEAGALEYTTIVAAPASDSAGFKYLAPYTGSAIGQHWMYSGKHVLIIFDDLSKQAEAYRAVSLLLRRPPGREAYPGDVFYLHSRLLERCAKLSDELGAGSMTGLPIIETKANDVSAYIPTNVISITDGQIFLQSDLFNANQRPAVDVGISVSRVGGSAMTKAMKAVTGSLKVELAQYRAMEAFAMFASDLDAASKAQLARGQRLMELFKQAQYNPFPMEQQVVSIWAATTGKLDAVPVSDVHRFEAEFLDYVKRSHSGVLDAIRESGKFEDSSAEALDGAYDSFLDQFQTSEGASIKPGHEEFDALADEEVEQEQIVRQKRG, from the coding sequence ATGACTGAACTCTCGATTCGTCCGGAGGAGATCCGCGACGCGTTGCAGAAGTTCGTGTCGGACTACACCCCGACGCAGGGCGAGGCCGAAGAAGTCGGCGTCGTCGCGTCGGCGGCCGACGGCATCGCGCAGGTCGAGGGACTTCCCTCGGCGATGGCCAACGAACTGCTCGAGTTCGACGACGGCACCCTGGGTCTCGCGTTGAACCTCGACGTCCGCCAGATCGGCGTCGTCATCCTCGGTGACTTCGAGGGCATCGAAGAGGGCCAGAAGGTCAAGCGCACGGGCGAGGTCCTCTCGGTCCCCGTCGGCGAGGGCTACCTCGGCCGCGTGGTCGACCCGCTGGGCAACCCGATCGACGGCCTCGGCGAGATCACCGGCCTCGAGGGTCGTCGTGCGCTCGAGCTCCAGGCGCCGAACGTCATGCAGCGCAAGAGCGTGCACGAGCCGCTGATGACCGGCCTCAAGGCGATCGACTCGCTGACCCCGGTCGGCCGTGGCCAGCGTCAGCTGATCATCGGTGACCGTCAGACCGGCAAGACCGCCATCGCGATCGACACGATCATCAACCAGAAGGAATTCTGGGAGTCGGGCGATCCGACGAAGCAGGTCCGCTGCATCTACGTGGGCATCGGCCAGAAGGGCTCGACCATCGCGTCGGTCCGTGGCGCCCTCGAGGAGGCCGGCGCGCTGGAGTACACGACCATCGTCGCGGCTCCCGCCTCGGACTCGGCCGGCTTCAAGTACCTCGCCCCGTACACCGGCTCGGCCATCGGCCAGCACTGGATGTACTCGGGCAAGCACGTTCTGATCATCTTCGACGACCTGTCGAAGCAGGCCGAGGCCTACCGCGCCGTGTCGCTGCTGCTGCGCCGTCCGCCGGGCCGCGAGGCCTACCCGGGCGACGTCTTCTACCTGCACTCGCGGCTGCTCGAGCGTTGCGCCAAGCTCAGCGACGAGCTGGGTGCCGGCTCGATGACCGGCCTGCCGATCATCGAGACGAAGGCCAACGACGTCTCGGCGTACATCCCGACGAACGTCATCTCGATCACCGACGGCCAGATCTTCTTGCAGTCGGACCTGTTCAACGCCAACCAGCGTCCCGCGGTCGACGTCGGCATCTCGGTGTCGCGCGTCGGTGGCTCGGCGATGACCAAGGCGATGAAGGCCGTCACCGGCTCGCTCAAGGTCGAGCTCGCCCAGTACCGCGCCATGGAGGCGTTCGCGATGTTCGCGTCCGACCTCGACGCGGCGTCGAAGGCTCAGCTCGCCCGTGGTCAGCGCCTCATGGAGCTGTTCAAGCAGGCCCAGTACAACCCGTTCCCGATGGAGCAGCAGGTCGTCTCGATCTGGGCCGCCACGACGGGCAAGCTGGACGCGGTGCCGGTCTCGGACGTCCACCGCTTCGAGGCGGAGTTCCTGGACTACGTCAAGCGCTCGCACTCCGGTGTCCTGGACGCGATCCGCGAGAGCGGCAAGTTCGAGGACTCCAGCGCCGAGGCTCTCGACGGTGCCTACGACTCGTTCCTGGACCAGTTCCAGACGAGCGAGGGTGCGTCGATCAAGCCCGGGCACGAGGAGTTCGACGCGCTGGCCGACGAAGAGGTCGAGCAGGAGCAGATCGTCCGGCAGAAGCGAGGCTGA
- a CDS encoding F0F1 ATP synthase subunit C, which produces MKGQAVEGSLNMLGYGLATVGPGIAVGLIFAAYINGVARQPEVQGRLQTIAILGFALAEALAIIGIALAFAI; this is translated from the coding sequence ATGAAAGGACAAGCCGTGGAAGGCTCCCTCAACATGCTCGGCTACGGTCTCGCCACCGTGGGCCCCGGTATTGCCGTCGGTCTGATCTTCGCCGCGTACATCAACGGCGTCGCCCGTCAGCCCGAGGTCCAGGGTCGTCTCCAGACCATCGCCATTCTGGGCTTTGCTCTGGCTGAGGCTCTCGCGATCATCGGCATCGCGCTCGCGTTCGCCATCTGA
- a CDS encoding F0F1 ATP synthase subunit gamma, translating into MAVSLREYRAKIRSTQSTKKITRAMELIAASRIIKAQQHAAAAAPYARELTRAVSALATFSNIEHVLTTENPNAERAAILVIASDRGLAGAYASSVLKETEQLAERLRGEGKQVSYFLAGRKAEQYFNFRQREFETSWTGFSDKPTYDDARAIGDELISRGAQHESAEEAVDPVAAVDELYVVYTRFKSMLVQEPTVIRLFPLEIVEGEETPDEAEALPLYEFEPSAAEVLEAVLPKYLYSRIYSCLLQAAASELAARQKAMKSATDNAQDLIEKYTRLANQARQAGITQEISEIVGGANALAEASASD; encoded by the coding sequence ATGGCTGTCTCACTCCGCGAGTACCGCGCGAAGATCAGGTCGACGCAGTCGACCAAGAAGATCACGCGTGCGATGGAGTTGATCGCCGCGTCGCGGATCATCAAGGCTCAGCAGCACGCGGCAGCGGCCGCACCGTACGCGCGTGAACTCACGCGTGCGGTGTCGGCCCTGGCCACGTTCTCCAACATCGAGCACGTGCTGACCACCGAGAACCCGAACGCCGAACGCGCCGCGATCCTCGTGATCGCCAGCGATCGCGGTCTGGCCGGTGCGTACGCGTCGAGCGTGCTCAAGGAGACCGAGCAGCTGGCCGAGCGTCTGCGCGGCGAGGGCAAGCAGGTCTCGTACTTCCTGGCCGGTCGCAAGGCGGAGCAGTACTTCAACTTCCGCCAGCGCGAGTTCGAGACGTCCTGGACGGGCTTCTCGGACAAGCCGACGTACGACGACGCGCGCGCCATCGGCGACGAGCTGATCTCCCGTGGCGCCCAGCACGAGAGTGCTGAGGAGGCGGTCGACCCGGTCGCCGCCGTCGACGAGCTCTACGTCGTCTACACGCGCTTCAAGTCGATGCTGGTGCAGGAGCCGACGGTCATCCGCCTGTTCCCGCTCGAGATCGTCGAGGGCGAGGAGACGCCGGACGAGGCCGAGGCCCTGCCTCTGTACGAGTTCGAGCCGAGCGCTGCCGAGGTCCTCGAGGCGGTTCTGCCCAAGTACCTCTACAGCCGCATCTACTCCTGCCTGCTGCAGGCGGCCGCCTCCGAGCTGGCCGCACGTCAGAAGGCCATGAAGTCCGCGACCGACAACGCGCAGGACCTGATCGAGAAGTACACCCGACTGGCGAACCAGGCTCGCCAGGCCGGCATCACCCAAGAAATCAGCGAGATCGTGGGTGGCGCGAACGCGCTCGCCGAGGCCTCCGCGTCCGATTGA
- a CDS encoding F0F1 ATP synthase subunit B has translation MKAILLAAAAEGEEPNPLIPHLPEIIWGLIFFVALVALMTKYVVPNFEKAYAARTAEIEGGIEEAQAAQNEAQAALEKYTAQLAEARHEAAAIREEAREQGAQIVVEMREQAQAESQRILSAAQAQIAAERQQAIAQLKSEVGGMATELAARIVGETLADTDAQRRSVQRFMDELEGSAN, from the coding sequence ATGAAGGCCATCCTCCTGGCGGCAGCGGCGGAGGGCGAAGAGCCCAACCCGCTGATCCCGCACCTCCCCGAGATCATCTGGGGACTGATCTTCTTCGTGGCGCTCGTCGCGCTCATGACGAAGTACGTGGTGCCCAACTTCGAGAAGGCGTACGCCGCGCGTACCGCCGAGATCGAGGGTGGCATCGAGGAGGCGCAGGCGGCCCAGAACGAGGCGCAGGCAGCGCTGGAGAAGTACACGGCGCAGCTGGCCGAGGCGCGGCACGAAGCCGCCGCCATCCGCGAGGAGGCGCGCGAGCAGGGTGCCCAGATCGTCGTCGAGATGCGCGAGCAGGCCCAGGCAGAGTCCCAGCGGATTCTGTCGGCTGCTCAGGCGCAGATCGCCGCCGAACGCCAGCAGGCGATCGCGCAGCTCAAGTCCGAGGTCGGCGGCATGGCCACCGAGCTCGCGGCTCGGATCGTCGGTGAGACCCTCGCCGACACCGATGCGCAGCGTCGCTCCGTTCAGCGCTTCATGGACGAGCTCGAGGGGTCGGCGAACTGA
- a CDS encoding DUF2550 domain-containing protein — translation MPLWMWLVDSLAIIVVLGVLLVGAIVARRRWIARKGVTFELSVNRGAEHSAAGWMLGVAVYGDDRIDWYRTFSFSPKPRYRFVRGQVLIEGRRDPEGAEEYALHDGHIVVCTENAEGIAQFALSPNSLTGLLSWLESSPPGRGVNNVL, via the coding sequence ATGCCGCTGTGGATGTGGCTGGTCGACTCCCTCGCGATCATCGTCGTGTTGGGCGTGCTCCTGGTGGGCGCGATCGTCGCGAGGCGGCGGTGGATCGCCCGTAAGGGTGTCACGTTCGAGTTGAGCGTCAATCGAGGCGCCGAGCATTCAGCCGCAGGCTGGATGCTCGGCGTCGCGGTCTATGGCGACGACCGCATCGACTGGTACCGCACGTTCTCCTTCTCGCCCAAGCCCCGCTACCGCTTCGTCCGCGGCCAGGTCCTGATCGAGGGCCGCCGGGATCCGGAGGGGGCCGAGGAGTACGCGTTGCACGACGGTCACATCGTCGTCTGCACCGAGAACGCCGAGGGCATCGCGCAGTTCGCGCTGAGCCCCAATTCCCTGACCGGGCTGCTGTCGTGGCTCGAGTCCTCGCCGCCGGGACGCGGCGTCAACAACGTCCTGTGA
- a CDS encoding protein meaA, translated as MSVQPDRPWVMRTYAGHSSAAESNALYRRNLAKGQTGLSVAFDLPTQTGYDPDHVLSRGEVGKVGVPIPHLGAMRRLFEDIPLSEMNTSMTINATAMWLLAMYQVAAEEQGVEPAALAGTTQNDIIKEYLSRGTYVFPPEASLRLTTDMIAYTVSTIPKWNPLNICSYHLQEAGATPVQELAFAMSTAIAVLDAVKDSGQVPDDQFEQVVGRISFFVNAGVRFVEEMCKMRAFGRLWEEITRDRYGVTDPKMRRFRYGVQVNSLGLTEAQPENNVQRIVLEMLGVTLSKDARARAVQLPAWNEALGLPRPWDQQWSLRLQQVLAFESDLLEYGDIFDGSHVIEAKVDELVEGAKAEIDRVQAMGGAVAAVVSGYMKQELVTSHAERRARIESGEMKVVGLNCYTETEPSPLTADLDAAIMVADPQAEANAIADVQQWRDQRDQQAVDAALEALQQQAKTDQNLMAATLDAVRAGATVGEWAGALREVFGEYRAPTGVSGVSGVAEAGTELTAVREKVRQTGEELGGRLRFLVGKPGLDGHSNGAEQVAVRARDAGFEVIYQGIRLTPEQIVAAAVAEDVHVVGLSILSGSHMELVPDVQKGLADAGLTNVPVIVGGIIPDSDGRKLEAAGIAAVFTPKDFGMTDIMSRVVDEIRKANDLPV; from the coding sequence ATGTCAGTGCAGCCTGATCGCCCGTGGGTGATGCGAACCTACGCCGGCCACAGCTCCGCCGCCGAGTCCAACGCGCTCTACCGGCGCAATCTCGCGAAGGGTCAGACCGGTCTGTCGGTCGCGTTCGACCTGCCGACCCAGACGGGGTACGACCCCGACCACGTGCTCTCGCGCGGCGAGGTGGGCAAGGTCGGTGTGCCGATCCCGCACCTGGGCGCGATGCGGCGTCTGTTCGAGGACATCCCGCTGTCGGAGATGAACACCTCGATGACGATCAACGCGACCGCGATGTGGCTGCTGGCCATGTACCAGGTCGCCGCCGAGGAGCAGGGCGTCGAGCCCGCCGCGCTGGCCGGCACGACGCAGAACGACATCATCAAGGAGTACCTCTCGCGGGGCACCTACGTGTTCCCGCCCGAGGCGTCGCTGCGGCTGACCACCGACATGATCGCCTACACGGTGTCGACGATCCCGAAGTGGAATCCGCTCAACATCTGCAGCTACCACCTGCAGGAGGCCGGCGCGACGCCCGTGCAGGAGCTCGCGTTCGCGATGAGCACCGCCATCGCGGTGCTGGACGCCGTGAAGGACTCCGGCCAGGTGCCGGACGACCAGTTCGAGCAGGTCGTCGGGCGCATCTCGTTCTTCGTCAACGCCGGCGTGCGGTTCGTCGAGGAGATGTGCAAGATGCGCGCCTTCGGCCGGCTGTGGGAGGAGATCACCCGCGACCGCTACGGCGTCACCGACCCGAAGATGCGCCGGTTCCGCTACGGCGTGCAGGTGAACTCGCTGGGACTGACCGAGGCGCAGCCCGAGAACAACGTGCAGCGCATCGTCCTGGAGATGCTCGGCGTCACGCTGAGCAAGGACGCTCGCGCCCGTGCGGTCCAGCTGCCCGCGTGGAACGAGGCGCTGGGTCTGCCGCGTCCGTGGGACCAGCAGTGGTCGCTGCGGCTGCAGCAGGTGTTGGCCTTCGAGTCCGACCTGCTCGAGTACGGCGACATCTTCGACGGCTCGCACGTGATCGAGGCCAAGGTCGACGAGCTCGTCGAGGGCGCGAAGGCCGAGATCGACCGCGTCCAGGCCATGGGCGGCGCGGTCGCGGCCGTCGTGTCGGGCTACATGAAGCAGGAGCTCGTCACCTCGCACGCCGAGCGGCGCGCTCGCATCGAGTCCGGCGAGATGAAGGTCGTCGGCCTGAACTGCTACACCGAGACCGAGCCGTCCCCGCTGACGGCCGATCTCGACGCGGCGATCATGGTCGCCGATCCGCAGGCCGAGGCCAACGCCATCGCCGACGTGCAGCAGTGGCGCGACCAGCGCGACCAGCAGGCCGTCGACGCGGCGCTGGAGGCGCTGCAGCAGCAGGCCAAGACCGATCAGAACCTCATGGCCGCGACGCTGGACGCCGTGCGCGCCGGCGCGACGGTGGGGGAGTGGGCCGGGGCCCTGCGCGAGGTCTTCGGCGAGTACCGAGCGCCCACGGGCGTGTCAGGAGTCAGTGGCGTGGCCGAGGCCGGAACCGAGTTGACCGCCGTCCGCGAGAAGGTGCGCCAGACCGGCGAGGAGCTGGGCGGTCGCCTGCGCTTCCTGGTCGGCAAGCCGGGTCTGGACGGGCACTCCAACGGCGCCGAGCAGGTCGCCGTGCGTGCCCGTGACGCCGGGTTCGAGGTGATCTACCAGGGCATCCGTCTGACGCCCGAGCAGATCGTCGCGGCCGCCGTCGCCGAGGACGTCCACGTCGTGGGCCTGTCGATCCTGTCCGGGTCGCACATGGAGCTGGTGCCCGATGTCCAAAAAGGTCTGGCCGACGCCGGTCTGACGAACGTGCCGGTCATCGTCGGCGGGATCATCCCGGACTCCGACGGCCGCAAGCTGGAGGCCGCCGGCATCGCCGCGGTCTTCACGCCCAAGGACTTCGGCATGACCGACATCATGAGCCGCGTCGTCGACGAGATCCGCAAGGCCAACGACCTGCCCGTCTGA
- the atpB gene encoding F0F1 ATP synthase subunit A yields MTNTALLNAGSQFRASGDGPYIPGPSSFELPAVFEVAGLGVTKPMLLLALSVVLIAGFFAASARPAAVVPGRLQFAGEYVYGFVRGLARDNIGSDQFKPYMPILFSFFTFILANNYYGLVPVLQFPSAARIGFPVALALCAWLLYNGAGIRKHGFFGYLKLQTVPSGIKGPVLALLIPLEFVSNILVRPLTLALRLFATMFAGHLLLILFSMGSHYLMFDKGGLHILSGLGSGVMFLLISVLEVLIMFLQAYVFTLLTAIYVGGAIADEH; encoded by the coding sequence GTGACCAACACCGCGCTCCTCAACGCCGGGTCCCAGTTCCGCGCTTCGGGTGATGGCCCGTACATCCCCGGACCGTCGAGTTTCGAGCTTCCTGCCGTCTTCGAGGTCGCTGGCCTGGGCGTCACGAAGCCCATGCTGCTGCTGGCCCTCTCGGTCGTGCTGATCGCCGGCTTCTTCGCCGCCTCCGCTCGCCCCGCCGCAGTCGTCCCCGGCCGGCTGCAGTTCGCCGGCGAGTACGTCTACGGCTTCGTCCGTGGCCTCGCCCGGGACAACATCGGGTCGGATCAGTTCAAGCCGTACATGCCGATCCTGTTCTCCTTCTTCACCTTCATTCTGGCGAACAACTACTACGGCCTGGTCCCGGTGCTGCAGTTCCCGTCGGCGGCGCGCATCGGCTTCCCGGTCGCGCTCGCGCTGTGCGCCTGGCTCCTCTACAACGGCGCCGGCATCCGCAAGCACGGCTTCTTCGGCTACCTCAAGCTCCAGACGGTGCCGTCGGGCATCAAGGGCCCGGTGCTCGCGCTGTTGATCCCGCTGGAGTTCGTCTCCAACATCCTGGTCCGCCCGCTCACGCTGGCCCTGCGTCTGTTCGCCACGATGTTCGCCGGCCACCTGCTCCTGATCCTGTTCTCGATGGGCTCGCACTACCTGATGTTCGACAAGGGCGGTCTGCACATCCTGTCCGGCCTCGGCTCGGGCGTGATGTTCCTGCTCATCAGCGTGCTGGAAGTGTTGATCATGTTCCTGCAGGCCTACGTCTTCACCCTGTTGACCGCGATCTACGTGGGCGGGGCGATCGCGGACGAGCACTGA
- the atpD gene encoding F0F1 ATP synthase subunit beta, whose protein sequence is MTATVEETTTDKAAVTGRVARVIGPVLDIEFPADQMPEIYNALLVDTEVAGTKETLTLEVAQHIGDGMVRAISLRPTDGVVRGTPVTNTGEPISVPVGDQTLGKVFNTTGQVMNLAEGETWEVKERWGIHRKAPAFDQLESKTEMFQTGIKVIDLLTPYVLGGKIGLFGGAGVGKTVLIQEMIARVAKDHDGVSVFAGVGERTREGNDLIVEMEESGVLDKVALVFGQMDEPPGARLRVALSALTMAEYFRDVQGQDVLLFIDNIFRFTQAGSEVSTLLGRVPSAVGYQPTLADEMGVLQERITSTRGHSITSMQAIYVPADDYTDPAPATTFAHLDATTELSREIASLGIYPAVDPLTSTSRILDPRYIAADHYATANRVKGILQRNQELQDIIAILGVDELSEEDKTIVSRARRIQRFLSQNTYVAKQFTGIEGSTVPLDETIDAFTKICDGDYDHVAEQAFFMCGGLDDVDKKWADIQKNL, encoded by the coding sequence ATGACTGCAACCGTCGAAGAGACCACCACCGACAAGGCCGCTGTCACCGGCCGGGTCGCCCGCGTCATCGGCCCGGTGCTCGACATCGAGTTCCCGGCCGACCAGATGCCCGAGATCTACAACGCACTGCTGGTCGACACGGAGGTCGCCGGCACCAAGGAGACGCTGACCCTCGAGGTCGCGCAGCACATCGGTGACGGCATGGTCCGCGCCATCAGCCTGCGTCCCACCGACGGTGTCGTCCGCGGCACCCCGGTCACCAACACGGGGGAGCCGATCTCGGTCCCCGTCGGCGACCAGACCCTGGGCAAGGTCTTCAACACCACCGGTCAGGTCATGAACCTGGCCGAGGGTGAGACCTGGGAGGTCAAGGAGCGCTGGGGCATCCACCGCAAGGCTCCGGCCTTCGACCAGCTCGAGTCCAAGACCGAGATGTTCCAGACCGGCATCAAGGTCATCGACCTGCTGACGCCGTACGTGCTCGGCGGCAAGATCGGCCTGTTCGGTGGCGCCGGCGTCGGCAAGACCGTGCTGATCCAGGAGATGATCGCCCGCGTCGCCAAGGACCACGACGGCGTGTCGGTGTTCGCCGGTGTCGGCGAGCGCACCCGCGAGGGCAACGACCTCATCGTCGAGATGGAGGAGTCCGGCGTCCTGGACAAGGTCGCGCTGGTCTTCGGCCAGATGGACGAGCCGCCGGGAGCGCGTCTGCGCGTGGCGCTGTCCGCACTGACGATGGCGGAGTACTTCCGCGACGTGCAGGGCCAGGACGTGCTGCTGTTCATCGACAACATCTTCCGCTTCACGCAGGCCGGTTCCGAGGTCTCGACCCTGCTGGGTCGCGTTCCCTCGGCCGTGGGCTACCAGCCCACCCTGGCCGACGAGATGGGCGTGCTGCAGGAGCGCATCACCTCGACGCGTGGTCACTCGATCACGTCGATGCAGGCGATCTACGTTCCCGCCGACGACTACACCGACCCGGCCCCGGCCACGACGTTCGCGCACCTGGACGCCACGACCGAGCTGAGCCGCGAGATCGCGTCGCTGGGCATCTACCCGGCCGTGGACCCGCTGACCTCGACATCGCGCATCCTCGATCCCCGCTACATCGCGGCGGATCACTACGCGACGGCGAACCGGGTCAAGGGCATCCTGCAGCGCAACCAGGAGCTCCAGGACATCATCGCGATCCTCGGTGTCGACGAGCTCAGCGAAGAGGACAAGACGATCGTGTCGCGCGCGCGTCGTATCCAGCGGTTCCTCTCGCAGAACACCTACGTGGCCAAGCAGTTCACCGGCATCGAGGGTTCGACCGTCCCGCTCGACGAGACGATCGACGCCTTCACCAAGATCTGTGACGGCGACTACGACCACGTGGCCGAGCAGGCGTTCTTCATGTGCGGCGGTCTGGACGACGTCGACAAGAAGTGGGCCGACATCCAGAAGAACCTCTGA
- a CDS encoding F0F1 ATP synthase subunit delta: protein MRGSSAKSLDATLSAVSAVPGSSAAQVGAELFGVVAALDGAIAARRLLSDPSIETEGKRSLVAGIFGGKVGADTVSVLEAAVAGRWAAGRDLTDGLEIAGVAAYTRSADAAGQGDVLENELFEAGQVIHGSAELRQVISDRSVPVGAKTTLLRDVFGGKVSSATLALLTQAAVARTGSFERVLDIFSRQVAAREDRLVAVARVAYELDDAERDRLTAALSRRYGRSIQLNTVVDPSVIGGIAVSVGDEVVDATMSTRLEAARRRIAG from the coding sequence ATGCGTGGATCGTCTGCCAAGTCGCTCGACGCGACCCTGTCCGCGGTCTCCGCGGTGCCGGGTTCGTCGGCGGCGCAGGTCGGCGCCGAGCTGTTCGGCGTCGTCGCGGCCCTCGATGGTGCCATCGCGGCACGTCGCCTCCTGAGTGATCCGTCGATCGAGACCGAGGGCAAGCGTTCGCTCGTCGCCGGGATCTTCGGCGGCAAGGTCGGCGCGGACACCGTCTCGGTGCTCGAGGCGGCCGTCGCCGGTCGCTGGGCCGCAGGACGTGACCTGACCGACGGTCTCGAGATCGCCGGGGTCGCGGCGTACACGCGGTCCGCGGATGCGGCCGGTCAGGGCGACGTGCTCGAGAACGAGCTCTTCGAGGCCGGCCAGGTCATCCACGGCTCGGCCGAGCTGCGTCAGGTCATCTCGGACCGGTCCGTTCCGGTCGGGGCCAAGACCACGCTGTTGCGCGACGTCTTCGGTGGCAAGGTCTCCAGCGCTACGCTGGCCCTGCTGACGCAGGCGGCGGTGGCACGGACCGGCTCCTTCGAGCGGGTCCTCGACATCTTCAGCCGGCAGGTCGCGGCGCGCGAGGATCGTCTCGTCGCCGTGGCGCGTGTCGCGTACGAGCTCGATGACGCCGAGCGCGACCGGCTCACCGCGGCACTGTCGCGGCGGTACGGCCGATCGATCCAACTCAACACCGTGGTCGATCCGTCCGTCATCGGCGGCATCGCCGTCTCCGTGGGCGACGAGGTCGTCGACGCCACCATGTCCACCCGCCTCGAGGCCGCCCGCCGGCGCATCGCAGGCTGA
- a CDS encoding F0F1 ATP synthase subunit epsilon, whose product MTLQIELVAADRIVWSGEAREVIARTAEGDIGVLSGHAPLLSLLVPGVVEIHPVDGEVVRAAVSEGFVSVAADRVSILSEDIFLADEVDESAVTAELDEARSSEDGLGVRRAEAKLRLVGKAS is encoded by the coding sequence ATGACACTGCAGATCGAGCTCGTCGCCGCCGACCGCATCGTGTGGTCGGGCGAGGCCCGTGAGGTCATCGCCCGTACCGCCGAGGGTGACATCGGCGTGCTCTCCGGCCACGCGCCGCTGCTGTCGCTGTTGGTGCCCGGTGTCGTCGAGATTCATCCCGTCGACGGTGAGGTCGTCCGCGCGGCCGTCAGCGAGGGCTTCGTGTCCGTCGCTGCCGACCGGGTGTCGATCCTGTCCGAGGACATCTTCCTGGCCGACGAGGTCGACGAGTCGGCGGTCACCGCCGAGCTCGACGAGGCTCGTTCGTCGGAGGACGGACTCGGGGTCCGCCGCGCCGAGGCGAAGCTGCGCCTGGTCGGCAAGGCGTCCTGA